From Thermus albus, one genomic window encodes:
- a CDS encoding TerC family protein: MSGEALLVLLSVAVLEALLSGDNALVLAVMVKPLPTHLRRKALFYGVLGAYLLRGLALLFAVYVIRLWWVQVLGGLYLLFLMLQHFRNHPEAQRLPEVTAREFWRVVLLINLVDLAFAVDSILAVVAFSKDLLLVFLGVALGILFIRLAASYVVAIMERYPNLEKVAYALVGWAGVKLLLEGSATLAELSHHPELAWHLPKPAFWGVTLLILLGGSLLAFRKHA, encoded by the coding sequence ATGAGCGGGGAAGCGCTGTTGGTGCTCCTTTCCGTGGCGGTGCTCGAGGCCCTCCTCTCCGGAGATAATGCCTTGGTGCTGGCGGTGATGGTCAAGCCCCTGCCCACCCACCTCCGCCGCAAGGCCCTGTTCTACGGGGTCCTGGGGGCTTACCTCCTGCGGGGCCTAGCCCTTCTCTTCGCCGTGTACGTGATCCGGCTATGGTGGGTCCAGGTTTTGGGAGGGCTTTACCTCCTCTTCCTCATGCTGCAGCATTTCCGCAACCACCCGGAGGCCCAGCGGCTTCCCGAGGTCACCGCCCGGGAGTTTTGGCGGGTGGTGCTCCTCATCAACCTGGTGGACCTGGCCTTTGCCGTAGACTCCATTTTGGCGGTGGTGGCCTTCTCCAAAGACCTCCTTCTGGTCTTCCTGGGTGTAGCCCTGGGTATCCTTTTCATCCGCCTGGCCGCCAGTTACGTGGTGGCGATAATGGAACGCTATCCCAACCTGGAAAAAGTAGCCTACGCCCTGGTGGGCTGGGCGGGAGTCAAGCTCCTCCTGGAGGGAAGCGCCACCCTGGCCGAGCTTTCCCACCACCCCGAACTGGCCTGGCACCTGCCCAAGCCCGCCTTCTGGGGCGTAACCCTCCTCATCCTCCTGGGGGGAAGCCTTCTAGCCTTCCGCAAACATGCCTAG
- the lon gene encoding endopeptidase La, protein MLPETLPVCPVRGSVIYPTMVMPIDAGRPISIRAIDEALARERVLLIVSQKDKEVETPKPSDLYEVGTACNILKMRKNPDGSVQVLVQAFARVWVKEWLDLGDHLEAKGEVLSDEPGEATLVKALVREVKDRFQALLKEGKYLAPEVAQFILNLEDPSQLADYVAFHMDFRLEDKQRVLEIPSVAERLKRVLVLLEAELELIETQRRIQQQVKEEIDRNQREYFLREQMKAIQRELHGEEGAEEVEEFRKKVEELDLPPVVRQEVERELNRFARMHPDSAEASVIRTYLDWIVNLPWNVRTEDNLDLNRAKEILERDHYGLEKVKDRVLEYLAVRKLKAERANRGEIPKEEVNKGPILLFVGPPGVGKTSIAKSIAEALGRKYVRISLGGVRDESDIRGHRRTYIGAMPGRIIQGLRQAGTKNPVFLLDEVDKLGISYQGDPAAALLEVLDPAQNKEFVDHYLGVPFDLSEVMFICTANFPQNIPAPLWDRMEAIEFTSYIEQEKLEIAKRYLLPRQMRETGLLEGQVVITEAALMRLITHYTREAGVRQLEREIGSLLRKAARQILEEGKKRVRITERDLERYLGPPRFLPETEAREPQVGVATGMYYTPVGGDIMFVEVSVMPGKGNLILTGQLGDVMKESARAALSYAKRNAERFGIPLKRFEESDIHIHVPAGAIPKEGPSAGVAIVSALVSALTEVPVRHDIAMTGEITLTGRVLPIGGVKEKVLGARRAGIREVILPKQNEADLSDIPKPLRQNMTFQFVEHLDQVLDLALVGGLKALEERARQTKAKGARGRARKEVVAHA, encoded by the coding sequence ATGCTGCCAGAAACCCTGCCCGTTTGCCCGGTGAGGGGCTCGGTCATCTACCCCACCATGGTGATGCCCATAGATGCTGGCCGGCCCATCTCCATCCGGGCCATTGACGAGGCCTTGGCCCGGGAACGGGTGCTTCTCATTGTGAGCCAGAAGGACAAGGAGGTGGAAACCCCTAAGCCTTCCGACCTTTACGAGGTGGGGACCGCCTGCAACATCCTCAAGATGCGCAAGAACCCGGATGGCTCTGTCCAGGTGTTGGTCCAGGCCTTTGCCCGGGTGTGGGTGAAGGAGTGGCTGGACCTGGGGGACCACCTCGAGGCCAAGGGGGAGGTGCTCTCCGACGAGCCCGGAGAGGCCACCTTGGTCAAGGCCCTGGTGCGGGAGGTGAAGGATAGGTTCCAGGCCCTTCTCAAGGAGGGCAAGTACCTGGCCCCCGAGGTGGCGCAGTTCATCTTGAACCTGGAGGACCCCAGCCAGCTGGCGGATTACGTCGCCTTCCACATGGACTTCCGCCTGGAGGACAAGCAGCGGGTTTTGGAAATCCCCAGTGTGGCGGAGCGGCTCAAAAGGGTGTTGGTCCTCCTCGAGGCGGAGCTGGAGCTCATAGAAACGCAAAGGCGCATCCAGCAACAGGTCAAGGAGGAGATTGACCGCAACCAAAGGGAGTACTTCCTCCGGGAGCAGATGAAGGCCATCCAGCGGGAGCTCCACGGGGAAGAGGGGGCCGAGGAGGTGGAGGAATTCCGCAAGAAGGTGGAGGAGCTGGACCTGCCCCCCGTGGTGCGGCAGGAGGTGGAGCGGGAACTCAACCGCTTCGCCCGCATGCACCCCGATTCCGCCGAGGCCAGCGTCATCCGCACCTATCTGGACTGGATCGTCAACCTTCCCTGGAACGTGCGCACCGAGGACAACCTGGACCTAAACCGGGCCAAGGAGATCCTGGAGCGGGACCACTACGGTTTGGAGAAGGTGAAGGACCGGGTGTTGGAGTATCTGGCGGTGCGGAAGCTGAAGGCGGAAAGGGCCAATCGGGGGGAGATTCCCAAAGAGGAGGTGAACAAGGGGCCCATCCTCCTCTTCGTGGGGCCTCCGGGGGTGGGGAAGACCTCCATCGCCAAGAGCATCGCCGAGGCCCTGGGCCGCAAGTATGTGCGCATCTCCTTGGGGGGTGTGCGGGATGAATCCGACATCCGGGGGCACCGGCGCACCTACATCGGGGCCATGCCCGGCCGCATCATCCAGGGCCTGCGCCAGGCGGGCACCAAGAACCCCGTCTTCCTCCTGGACGAGGTGGACAAGCTGGGGATCTCCTACCAGGGCGACCCGGCGGCGGCCCTCCTCGAGGTCCTGGACCCCGCTCAGAACAAGGAGTTCGTGGACCACTACCTGGGGGTGCCCTTTGACCTTTCCGAGGTGATGTTCATCTGCACCGCCAACTTCCCCCAGAACATCCCGGCCCCCCTTTGGGACCGGATGGAGGCCATAGAGTTTACCAGCTACATTGAGCAGGAGAAGCTGGAGATCGCCAAGCGCTACCTCCTACCCCGGCAGATGCGGGAGACCGGCCTCCTCGAGGGCCAAGTGGTGATCACGGAGGCGGCCCTTATGCGCCTCATCACCCATTACACCCGCGAGGCCGGGGTGCGCCAGCTGGAACGGGAGATCGGCTCCTTGTTGCGCAAGGCGGCGCGGCAGATTCTGGAAGAGGGCAAGAAACGGGTACGCATCACGGAAAGGGACCTGGAAAGGTACCTAGGCCCTCCCCGCTTCCTCCCGGAAACCGAGGCCCGCGAGCCCCAGGTGGGGGTGGCCACGGGCATGTACTACACCCCCGTGGGCGGGGACATCATGTTTGTGGAGGTCTCGGTGATGCCCGGCAAGGGCAACCTGATCCTCACCGGGCAGCTGGGGGATGTGATGAAGGAATCCGCCCGGGCAGCGCTTTCCTACGCTAAGCGCAACGCCGAGCGCTTCGGCATCCCCTTGAAGCGCTTTGAGGAGTCGGACATCCACATCCATGTGCCGGCGGGGGCCATTCCCAAGGAAGGTCCTTCCGCCGGGGTGGCCATCGTGAGCGCCTTGGTCAGCGCCCTCACGGAGGTGCCCGTGCGCCACGACATCGCCATGACCGGGGAGATCACCTTGACGGGCCGGGTCTTGCCCATCGGGGGGGTTAAGGAGAAGGTGCTGGGGGCCAGGCGGGCGGGGATCCGGGAGGTGATCCTTCCCAAGCAAAACGAAGCCGATCTCAGCGACATCCCCAAGCCCCTGCGCCAGAACATGACCTTCCAGTTCGTGGAGCACCTGGACCAGGTCCTGGACCTGGCCCTGGTGGGGGGGCTTAAGGCCCTGGAGGAACGGGCCCGGCAGACCAAGGCCAAGGGTGCAAGGGGGCGGGCCAGGAAGGAAGTGGTGGCCCATGCCTAG
- the hslV gene encoding ATP-dependent protease subunit HslV: MEIHGTTILAVRKDGVTALAGDGQVTFGQTVLKRGAVKVRRLEVGEGVLVGFAGGVADALSLLERFEEKLKEAKGNLLKGAVETAKLWRTDRVLRHLQAMIIAADRETLVLLSGSGEVIAPEEPLLAVGSGGPYALAAAKALYRHSGLSAREIAEEALKIAAEVDLYTSGQVTVLTLGEA; encoded by the coding sequence GTGGAGATCCACGGCACCACCATTCTGGCCGTGCGCAAGGACGGGGTTACCGCCTTGGCGGGGGATGGCCAGGTTACCTTCGGCCAGACCGTGCTCAAGCGGGGAGCGGTGAAGGTGAGGCGCCTCGAGGTGGGGGAAGGCGTCCTGGTGGGTTTCGCCGGCGGGGTGGCCGATGCCTTAAGCCTTTTGGAGCGCTTTGAGGAAAAGCTCAAGGAGGCTAAGGGGAACCTCTTAAAGGGAGCGGTGGAAACCGCTAAGCTTTGGCGCACCGACAGGGTCCTGCGCCACCTCCAGGCCATGATCATCGCCGCCGACCGGGAAACCCTGGTGCTCCTTTCCGGAAGCGGGGAGGTGATCGCCCCGGAGGAGCCCCTTTTGGCGGTGGGTTCTGGGGGCCCCTATGCCCTAGCGGCCGCCAAGGCCCTCTACCGCCACTCGGGCCTTTCGGCTCGGGAGATCGCCGAGGAGGCCCTTAAGATTGCCGCTGAGGTGGATCTCTACACCTCGGGCCAGGTGACGGTGTTAACCTTGGGGGAGGCATGA
- a CDS encoding alpha/beta hydrolase-fold protein, which yields MVRVSRRTVTFLPPPGAQALIGDFTDWEKNPLPLSGPVTLEFPEGAYVEYAFLDARGDPFPDPDNPERADNPWWTYPRAVRLPGHRFEAPPEPREEPKVARHRLGERRYYVAETGASPKATLVVQDGVAFYRTAGLHKVARALEEAGEIPPVRLVFVEPIDRNQEYRFSERYEEEFHRVLAEVEGFYGSLGDLVLVGASLGGLFSLWQAWRHPDRFPKVLALSPALKAHPGGTDAYRDREWLLGQYANAQVLPRIYLEVGLLEWLLAPARRFAALLADRKVSHAYRERASGHNWVTWKQGLAPGLRYLLGEA from the coding sequence GTGGTACGGGTCTCTCGGCGCACCGTCACCTTCCTACCCCCTCCTGGGGCCCAGGCCTTAATCGGGGATTTCACCGACTGGGAGAAAAACCCCCTTCCCCTTTCAGGCCCCGTCACCCTGGAGTTCCCGGAAGGAGCCTACGTGGAGTATGCCTTTTTGGACGCAAGGGGAGATCCCTTCCCCGACCCCGATAACCCCGAGCGGGCCGACAACCCCTGGTGGACCTACCCCCGGGCCGTCAGGCTTCCCGGCCATCGTTTTGAGGCCCCGCCCGAGCCAAGGGAGGAGCCCAAGGTGGCCCGGCACCGCCTGGGGGAGAGGCGCTACTATGTGGCCGAAACCGGGGCAAGCCCCAAGGCCACCCTGGTAGTCCAGGATGGGGTGGCCTTCTACCGCACCGCAGGCCTGCACAAGGTGGCCCGAGCCCTAGAGGAGGCGGGCGAAATCCCCCCGGTCCGCTTGGTCTTCGTGGAACCCATAGACCGGAACCAGGAGTACCGCTTTTCGGAACGCTACGAGGAGGAGTTTCACCGAGTGCTGGCCGAGGTGGAGGGATTCTATGGCTCCTTAGGGGATCTGGTCCTGGTGGGGGCCTCCTTGGGGGGGCTTTTCTCCTTGTGGCAGGCCTGGCGCCACCCGGATCGCTTCCCCAAGGTCCTGGCCCTCTCCCCAGCGCTGAAAGCCCACCCAGGTGGCACCGACGCCTATCGGGACCGAGAGTGGCTTTTGGGGCAGTACGCCAACGCCCAGGTCCTACCCCGCATCTACCTGGAGGTGGGCCTTTTGGAATGGCTGTTAGCTCCAGCCCGCCGCTTTGCCGCCCTCCTCGCCGACCGCAAGGTTTCCCATGCCTACCGGGAAAGGGCCTCGGGACACAACTGGGTCACGTGGAAACAAGGCCTGGCCCCAGGGCTCAGGTACCTTTTGGGGGAGGCATGA
- a CDS encoding vWA domain-containing protein produces MRAIRYSRYEGGLEDLSPEEILSLLEDFLLDSGFSDPFQRYDPDPERRPTLEDLYDALLQALLKNELVPEDWLREARFAERKEDTRLHQALTRMLERLREAGYIRLPGEDPTHPAQGGYTGEAGEARFELTEKASDFLGLKSLRELLGALGRNAPGLHPTPHHAPGVEKTGETKGFEWGDPLELNVPETLKRAAIKSLAELSPEDLVIDLAEYTASMSTVVLLDCSHSMILYGEDRFTPAKKVALALAHLIRTQYPGDRVRFVLFHDSAEEIPLSRLPLAQVGPYHTNTKAGLELARTLLKKMGGEMRQMILITDGKPSAITLPSGEIYKNAWGLDPLILAETLKEATLARKEGIPIHTFMLAREPELLAFVKKLSQITRGKAYLTHPGNIGRYLLLDFLNKKVRRN; encoded by the coding sequence ATGAGGGCCATCCGCTATAGCCGCTACGAGGGAGGCCTGGAAGACCTTTCCCCCGAGGAGATCCTCAGCCTCCTCGAGGATTTCCTTCTGGACTCGGGCTTTTCCGACCCCTTCCAGCGCTACGACCCGGACCCTGAACGCCGGCCCACCCTCGAGGACCTCTACGACGCCCTCCTCCAGGCCCTCCTCAAAAACGAGCTGGTGCCGGAGGACTGGCTTCGGGAAGCCCGCTTCGCCGAGCGCAAGGAGGACACCCGGCTCCACCAGGCCCTCACCCGCATGCTGGAAAGGCTACGGGAGGCCGGGTACATCCGCCTACCTGGAGAGGACCCTACGCACCCCGCCCAAGGTGGGTACACGGGAGAGGCGGGAGAAGCCCGTTTTGAGCTCACGGAAAAAGCTTCCGACTTCCTGGGCCTCAAGAGCCTCCGGGAACTCCTGGGGGCTTTAGGCCGCAACGCCCCGGGCCTCCACCCCACCCCCCACCACGCCCCAGGGGTGGAAAAAACCGGGGAAACCAAGGGCTTTGAGTGGGGAGACCCCTTGGAGCTCAACGTACCGGAAACCCTCAAAAGGGCCGCCATTAAGAGCCTGGCGGAGCTTTCCCCAGAGGATCTGGTCATAGATTTGGCGGAGTACACCGCCAGCATGAGCACCGTGGTCCTCCTAGACTGTTCCCACTCCATGATCCTCTATGGGGAGGACCGCTTCACCCCCGCCAAGAAGGTGGCCCTGGCCCTGGCCCACCTCATCCGCACCCAGTACCCCGGGGACCGGGTGCGCTTCGTCCTCTTCCACGATAGCGCCGAGGAGATCCCCCTTTCCCGGCTACCCCTGGCCCAGGTGGGGCCCTACCACACCAACACCAAGGCGGGGCTGGAGCTGGCCCGGACCCTCCTCAAGAAGATGGGCGGGGAGATGCGGCAGATGATCCTCATCACCGACGGCAAGCCCTCGGCCATCACCTTGCCCAGCGGGGAGATCTACAAAAACGCCTGGGGCCTGGATCCCTTGATCCTGGCGGAAACCCTGAAGGAGGCCACCTTAGCCCGGAAGGAGGGCATCCCGATCCACACCTTCATGCTGGCCCGGGAGCCCGAGCTTCTGGCCTTCGTGAAGAAGCTCTCCCAGATCACCCGGGGTAAGGCCTACCTCACCCACCCGGGCAACATCGGAAGGTACCTTCTTCTGGACTTCCTGAACAAAAAGGTCAGGAGGAACTGA
- the bshA gene encoding N-acetyl-alpha-D-glucosaminyl L-malate synthase BshA codes for MKALRIGLVAYPGLGGSGIVATELAHRLAQMGHRVYLFATERPFRLPKDSPVVYIPVDLPFYPVFPGPLYTLSLAGVLEREAKRLQLDLVHTHYAIPHAAAAYLALGEELPIVHTLHGTDVSVLGMDPAFHGPTRKALQRAKATTAVSRALAQEAEKAFGVSPVVIHNAVDPERFYPRPERKKLYTEEGEWLLVHASNFRPIKRVPDIVRAFAKVRRRAKARLLLLGKGPEEGEAKRVAEELGVGRWVSFHPPTPHPEEILGAADLFLLASEEESFGQAALEALASGVPVVATAVGGVPELVRPEVGRLVELGDLEGFAQAVLDLLAHPKLPRMRKLAREYAMAHFHPERITQAYLEVYQKALGAPPCGSET; via the coding sequence GTGAAGGCCTTGAGGATCGGCCTGGTCGCCTACCCCGGCCTCGGGGGCAGTGGCATCGTGGCCACGGAGCTGGCCCACCGCCTGGCCCAGATGGGCCACCGGGTCTATCTTTTCGCCACGGAAAGGCCCTTCCGCCTCCCCAAGGACAGCCCTGTGGTCTACATCCCTGTGGACCTCCCCTTTTACCCCGTCTTCCCCGGCCCCCTTTACACCCTTTCCCTGGCTGGGGTGCTGGAGCGAGAAGCCAAACGCCTGCAGCTGGACCTGGTCCACACCCACTATGCCATCCCCCACGCCGCCGCCGCCTACCTGGCCCTTGGGGAGGAACTGCCCATAGTGCACACCCTCCATGGCACGGACGTATCGGTTTTGGGGATGGACCCCGCCTTCCATGGGCCCACCCGGAAGGCCCTGCAAAGGGCCAAGGCCACCACCGCGGTCAGCCGGGCCTTGGCCCAGGAGGCAGAGAAGGCCTTTGGGGTTAGCCCCGTGGTGATCCACAACGCGGTGGACCCGGAGCGCTTCTACCCCAGGCCGGAGCGTAAGAAGCTTTATACGGAAGAGGGGGAGTGGCTTTTGGTGCACGCCTCCAACTTCCGCCCCATCAAGAGGGTGCCGGACATCGTCAGGGCCTTCGCCAAGGTGCGGAGAAGGGCAAAGGCCAGGCTTCTCCTTCTGGGCAAGGGCCCGGAGGAGGGGGAGGCCAAGCGGGTGGCCGAGGAGCTGGGGGTGGGGCGCTGGGTTTCCTTCCATCCCCCCACCCCCCACCCGGAGGAGATTCTGGGAGCCGCCGATCTATTTCTCCTGGCCTCGGAGGAGGAATCCTTCGGGCAGGCGGCCCTCGAGGCCCTGGCCAGCGGGGTTCCCGTGGTGGCCACCGCGGTGGGCGGCGTTCCTGAACTGGTTCGCCCCGAGGTGGGGCGCCTGGTGGAGTTGGGGGACCTGGAAGGCTTCGCCCAGGCGGTGCTGGACCTCCTCGCCCATCCCAAACTCCCCAGGATGCGCAAGTTAGCCCGGGAATACGCCATGGCCCATTTCCACCCCGAAAGGATCACCCAGGCCTACCTGGAGGTGTACCAGAAGGCCCTGGGGGCCCCCCCTTGCGGATCGGAAACCTAA
- a CDS encoding DUF1517 domain-containing protein produces MRRLLWVLLLGLAMALAQKSGGGVGGRPYNPSPPPMSPGPAPVFPMPAPSYPTHPGPIVVYPGGGGTSLGLVPVLVFFGLILMTAYMVRGLRRAGEGPTASVARLRLALLARPQVQRALRRLAEEADTTSAKGLADLVDEAALLLLREEAAWRFGDYQVAAGSEEEALARFDAWMLEERSKYQETFRHFEGKKQVAEGYQALVEPRGRYLAVSLLLADHRLLPPRSPLTRSRAREALMDLAGSSPYTLMAAYLSWTPEKEGEALTEEELLLLYPDLDKL; encoded by the coding sequence ATGCGCCGCCTCCTCTGGGTCCTTCTTCTGGGACTGGCCATGGCCCTTGCCCAGAAAAGCGGGGGTGGGGTGGGCGGGCGCCCCTACAACCCAAGCCCACCTCCCATGAGCCCTGGCCCCGCCCCCGTCTTCCCCATGCCGGCCCCATCCTACCCCACCCATCCCGGCCCCATCGTGGTCTACCCCGGGGGTGGAGGCACAAGTCTAGGCCTGGTGCCAGTGTTGGTATTTTTTGGATTGATCCTGATGACTGCCTACATGGTGCGGGGCCTCCGCCGGGCAGGGGAAGGTCCCACCGCCAGCGTGGCCAGGTTACGCCTGGCCCTCCTGGCCCGTCCCCAGGTGCAAAGGGCCCTAAGGCGCTTGGCCGAGGAAGCGGACACCACCTCCGCCAAGGGCCTGGCGGACCTGGTGGACGAGGCGGCGCTTTTACTCCTCCGGGAGGAGGCCGCCTGGCGCTTTGGCGATTACCAGGTGGCGGCGGGTTCCGAGGAGGAGGCCCTGGCCCGGTTTGACGCCTGGATGCTGGAGGAGCGAAGCAAGTACCAGGAAACCTTCCGCCACTTTGAGGGGAAAAAGCAGGTGGCGGAGGGATACCAGGCCCTGGTGGAACCCAGGGGACGCTACCTGGCGGTAAGCCTCCTTTTGGCCGACCACAGGCTTCTTCCTCCCCGGTCCCCCTTGACCCGGTCTCGGGCACGGGAGGCCCTTATGGACCTGGCAGGCTCCAGCCCCTATACCCTCATGGCCGCCTACCTCTCCTGGACCCCGGAAAAGGAGGGCGAGGCCCTCACGGAAGAGGAGCTTCTCCTTCTCTACCCCGACCTGGACAAGCTTTGA
- a CDS encoding sigma 54-interacting transcriptional regulator: MKAKTLGELRRTYPLDRLRRTVKEEARENLRGKLQGGEPLFPGIHGYEDTVIPALVQAILAKQNFILLGTRGQAKSRILRSLVNLLDEEIPALATELRDNPLRPISPEGKRLLEEAGDEAPIVWIPREERYVEKLATPDTTVADLLGDMDPIKAARRGTGLADLESIHFGLLPRANRGIFAVNELADLAPKVQVALFNILEEGDVQIRGYPIRLPLDVWLVFTANPQDYTARGRIVTPLKDRIGSEIRTHYPRTLEEGLKISAQEAFVPEGVLIPEWIRLSVEAVAFAAREDRRVDQTAGVSQRLPISLLEVVAASAERRALLQGIRPVARPLDLYAGLPAITGKLELEYEGELQGAEKVARDLVQRAFGLVLPRYRLKTEAIVAYFEEGNLLTLPEGNLEEALRAMEEVPGLLEAAQVLAESQEAEVLLSAGEFILEGLVGRRKLARGETSYQAAERARGYDN, translated from the coding sequence GTGAAGGCCAAGACGCTCGGTGAACTCCGGCGCACCTATCCCTTGGATAGGCTGAGGCGCACGGTGAAAGAGGAAGCCCGGGAAAACCTCCGGGGAAAGCTGCAGGGAGGCGAGCCCCTTTTCCCCGGCATCCACGGGTACGAGGACACCGTGATTCCCGCCCTGGTGCAGGCCATCTTGGCCAAGCAAAACTTCATCCTCCTGGGCACCCGGGGCCAGGCGAAAAGCCGTATCCTGCGTTCCTTGGTAAACCTGTTAGACGAAGAGATCCCCGCCTTGGCTACGGAACTCCGCGATAACCCCTTAAGGCCCATCTCCCCCGAAGGGAAAAGGCTCTTGGAGGAGGCGGGGGATGAGGCCCCCATCGTCTGGATCCCCCGGGAGGAGCGCTATGTGGAAAAGCTGGCCACCCCTGACACCACCGTGGCGGACCTGCTCGGGGACATGGACCCCATCAAGGCAGCGCGAAGGGGTACGGGCCTAGCCGACCTGGAGAGCATCCACTTCGGCCTCCTGCCCCGGGCGAACCGGGGTATCTTCGCCGTGAACGAGCTGGCGGATCTGGCCCCCAAGGTGCAGGTAGCCCTCTTCAACATCCTCGAGGAGGGAGATGTGCAGATCAGGGGCTACCCCATCCGCCTGCCCCTGGACGTCTGGCTGGTCTTCACCGCCAACCCCCAGGACTACACCGCCCGGGGGCGGATCGTCACGCCCCTGAAGGACCGGATTGGCAGCGAAATCCGCACCCACTACCCGAGGACCCTCGAGGAGGGCCTAAAGATAAGCGCCCAGGAGGCCTTTGTGCCGGAAGGGGTCCTGATACCGGAATGGATACGGCTTAGCGTGGAGGCGGTGGCCTTCGCCGCCCGGGAGGACCGCCGGGTGGACCAGACCGCTGGGGTTTCCCAGCGCCTCCCCATAAGCCTCCTGGAGGTGGTAGCGGCCAGCGCCGAGAGGCGGGCCCTCCTCCAGGGCATAAGACCTGTGGCCAGGCCCCTGGACCTCTACGCCGGGCTTCCCGCCATCACGGGGAAGCTGGAGCTGGAGTATGAGGGGGAGCTCCAGGGAGCGGAAAAGGTGGCCCGGGACCTGGTGCAAAGGGCCTTTGGCCTGGTCCTTCCCCGCTACCGCCTTAAGACCGAGGCCATCGTGGCCTACTTTGAGGAGGGGAACCTTCTCACCCTTCCGGAGGGAAACCTGGAGGAAGCCCTAAGGGCTATGGAAGAGGTGCCAGGCCTCCTGGAGGCGGCCCAGGTCCTGGCGGAAAGCCAGGAGGCGGAGGTGCTCCTTTCCGCGGGGGAGTTCATCCTGGAGGGGCTGGTGGGCAGGAGGAAGCTGGCGCGGGGCGAGACCAGCTACCAGGCCGCGGAAAGGGCGAGGGGTTATGACAACTAG
- a CDS encoding nucleotidyltransferase substrate binding protein — protein MTTSLERDKEAVLKTLAPYLQGKGVKLILYGSHARGDAQRGSDLDLALLGPLPLGELLPLQREALEEAPVLGRVGPGGPGGSRSRLWRKGSEGRDGMGRVLERLAIAKRALGTLEELAYREAPSPLERDAATRRFEHTFEAFWKALGAFLKEKEGLEAASPKRAFRLAHEVGLMEEEEARLALSMADDRHLTVHTYNEALAQAIFTRLGGYARLMGTVLWEDDG, from the coding sequence ATGACAACTAGCCTGGAGCGGGACAAGGAAGCCGTGCTGAAGACGCTAGCCCCCTACCTTCAGGGCAAAGGGGTGAAGCTGATCCTCTATGGCTCCCACGCCCGGGGAGACGCCCAGCGCGGTTCGGACCTGGACCTAGCCCTCTTGGGCCCCCTGCCCCTCGGGGAGCTCCTTCCCCTCCAAAGGGAAGCCTTGGAGGAAGCCCCGGTGCTTGGACGGGTAGGACCTGGTGGACCTGGAGGAAGTAGATCCCGCCTTTGGCGAAAAGGTTCTGAAGGAAGGGATGGTATGGGCCGAGTTCTAGAACGCCTGGCGATAGCCAAAAGGGCTCTTGGTACCCTGGAAGAGCTGGCATACCGGGAAGCACCAAGCCCGTTAGAACGCGATGCGGCCACACGGCGCTTTGAGCATACCTTTGAGGCCTTTTGGAAGGCCCTCGGAGCTTTTCTAAAGGAGAAGGAAGGGTTGGAGGCGGCAAGCCCCAAACGGGCCTTCCGGCTGGCCCATGAGGTAGGCCTAATGGAGGAAGAAGAGGCCCGCCTGGCCCTATCCATGGCCGACGACCGCCACCTAACGGTTCACACCTACAATGAGGCCTTGGCACAGGCCATCTTCACAAGGCTTGGCGGCTATGCCCGGCTCATGGGCACGGTTCTTTGGGAGGATGATGGATGA